The genomic window CAGCACAAGATCAGCGATCACGTGATCGTAGTCGTCACCACCCAGCGCAGAGTCGCCGCCAGTCGCGATCACCTCGAACACGCCCTGCGTCAGTCGCAGGATGGAAATGTCGAAGGTGCCGCCGCCCAGGTCATAAACCGCGTAGACGCCTTCGCTCGCGTTATCGAGGCCATAGGCGATGGCAGCAGCCGTCGGCTCGCTGATGAGCCGAAGCACATTGATGCCTGCGAGCTGCGCCGCGTCCTTGGTGGCCTGGCGCTGTCCTTCGTCGAAATAGGCCGGTACGGTAATGACGGCACCGTAGAGCGAATCATCGAAAGTGTCTTCGGCGCGGAAACGCAGCGTGGCCAGAATCTCGGCGCTGATCTCGACCGGTGACTTGATACCAGCTGCCGTCTCGACCTTGACCATGCCGCCTTCGTCCACCAACCGATACGACATCGCATCGCGGTTGACGATGTCGGACAAGCCGCGTCCCATCAGCCGTTTGACCGACGTGATGGTGTTGGCGGCGTCCTGCGCGCGTGCCGCCAGCGCTTCGAACCCGATCTGCCTACGCTCGACGTCGAGGTAGCGAACCGCAGATGGAAGAATGACGCGGCCCTCGTCGTCGGGCAAGCATTCGGCAACGCCGTTACGCACTGCGGCCACGAGCGAGTGCGTCGTGCCGAGGTCGATGCCGACAGCGATGCGCCGTTGATGCGGGTCCGGCGCCTGGCCCGGTTCGGAAATCTGCAGAAGTGCCATCGCTCTATTGTCCCAACTGATCGGCTTTGGACTCAACATCGTCGGCAAAGCGCTCGATGAACATGAGGGCTCTCACCTGCTGCGCTGCCGCAGGGTGGTCGCCCTCTTCGTCGATATAGCGGTCCAGAGATGCGAGAGCCACCGCGCGCGCCGTCTCCACCTCGGTCCGTAACGCGTCGACAGCTTCTACCTTCGTTGCGTCATCGAGCGTCTCGCGCCACTCCATCTGTTGCATCAGGAATGCGGGCGGCATCGCGGTATTGGTTTCGGCGTTGATCGACGAGCCGCGTTGCTCGCACAAATAAGCGGCACGCTTGACCGGATCTTTCAACCGCTGGTAAGCCTCGTTGATGCGCACCGACCACTGCATCGCCAGTCGCTGCGCGGCCGCGCCTTGCGCCGCGAAACGGTCGGGGTGCGCCTCGCGCTGCAGCTCTTTCCAACGCGCGTCCAGCGCAGCGCGGTCCTGTGCAAACATCGTTGGCACGGCGAAGAGTTCGAAGTCGGTGTCGTTAAGGTTCATGGCAATAAAAAAGCCGCCAGCACATGACATGGTGGCGGCTCGGGCGCGAAACGCGCACGGCGTCAAATCCTGAAAGACTCTCCACAACCGCAGCGATCGCGCTCGTTTGGATTAATGAACTTGAAGCCTTCGTTCAAGCCTTCGCGAACGAAGTCGAGCTGCGTTCCGTCGATATAAGCCAGGCTTTTCGGATCGACGAGCACCTTGACGCCGCGGTCTTCGAAAACCACGTCTTCAGGCGCGAACTCATCGACATATTCCAGCTTGTAGGCGAGACCGGAGCAGCCGGTTGTCTTGACCCCCAGACGCACACCCACGCCCTTGCCACGCTTACCGAGGTAGCGATTGACGTGGCGCGCGGCCGCATCGGTAAGGGTTACGGCCATGATCAGTGAACCGCTTCCTGGGGCGCAGCCTTGGCAGCCGATGCGGCGTGCTTCGCTTTGTAGTCGTTGACCGCTGCCTTGATCGCGTCTTCTGCCAGGATCGAGCAGTGAATCTTTACCGGCGGCAACGCCAGTTCTTCAGCGATCTGCGCGTTCTTGAGCGCAGCGGCTTCGTCGAGTGTCTTGCCCTTGACCCACTCGGTGACCAGCGACGACGACGCGATGGCCGAGCCGCAACCGTAGGTCTTGAAGCGTGCGTCTTCGATCACGCCGGTTTCCGGGTTGACCTTGATCTGCAGCTTCATGACGTCGCCGCAAGCAGGTGCGCCGACCATGCCGGTGCCCACAGAGTCGTCGCCCTTTTCGAACGAACCGACGTTGCGGGGATTTTCGTAGTGGTCTATGACCTTGGATGAATATGCCATGAGGTTACCTCTTGTTTTGTATCGTGTTCAGTGCGCCGACCATTGGATAGCGCTGATGTCGATACCGTCCTTGAACATTTCCCACAGTGGGCTCAACTCACGCAGCTTGGCGACGTTGTGCTTGATGGTGGAAATCGCGTAGTCGATTTCTTCTTCGGTCGTGAAACGGCCGATGGTCATGCGAAGGCTACTGTGCGCAAGCTCATCGCTGCGGCCGAGAGCGCGCAACACATAGCTCGGCTCCAGACTGGCTGATGTGCACGCCGAACCCGACGACACCGCCAAGCCCTTGATACCCATGATCAGCGACTCGCCTTCGACGTAGTTGAAGCTGATATTCAGGTTGTGCGGCACACGATGCTCGAGGTCACCGTTGATGAAGACCTGCTCGACATCTTTCAGGCCATCGAGCAAGCGCTTTTGCAGCGCTGCGGCTTTGGCGTTGTCTGCCTTCATATCGAGTTTAGCGATGCGGAAGGCCTCACCCATTCCGACGATCTGGTGCGTCGGCAGCGATCCTGAACGCATGCCGCGCTCATGACCGCCCCCGTGCATTTGCGCTTCGAGCCGGACGCGCGGCTTGCGCCGCACATACAACGCGCCGATACCTTTGGGACCATAAGTCTTGTGCGAAGCCAGACTCATCAAATCGATGGGCAGCTGCGTGATGTCGATCTCGACCTTGCCCGTCGCTTGCGCTGCATCGACGTGAAGCAGCACGCCTTTTTCCCGGCAGGCGTTACCGATGGCGACAACGTCTTGCACCACCCCGATTTCGTTATTGACGAACATGACGCTCGCCAGAATCGTGTCGGGGCGAATGGCCGCCTTGAACTTGCCGAGGTCGAGCAAACCGTTTTCTTCAACGTCGAGGTACGTGACCTCGAAGCCTTGACGTTCAAGCTCGCGCATGGTGTCGAGAACGGCCTTGTGCTCCGTCTTGACGGTAATGAGGTGCTTGCCCTTGCCTTTGTAGAACTGAGCCGCGCCTTTCAGCGCAAGGTTGATCGATTCGGTGGCGCCGGAAGTCCACACGATCTCACGAGGGTCGGCATTGATCAATTCCGCGACGTAGCCGCGGCCTTTTTCAACGGCCTCCTCCGCCTCCCAGCCCCACGCGTGACTGCGGGAGGCCGGATTGCCGAAGTGCTCGCTCAACCAGGGAATCATTGCGTCGACGACGCGCGGATCGACGGGCGTGGTCGCGCCGTAGTCAAGATAGATGGGGAAATGAGGAGTGAAGTCCATGGCTGGCTCTGGCTGGCATTGGTTAATTTGAGGGTCGCTGCAGGCAAGGCACCCGAGGGCGCCCTAATTCATGGCCTTTACGACTTCGCAAAGACATTCCCAAGGGCAAACACCGAATTCGGCGCGTTGATGCGGATAGGCTTCGCCACCGGTTGCGCCGAAATCGCGCGCTTGATCACCGGCTTGTTCTCGATCTGGACACCCTTGGCGAGTTGGTCATCGACCAATTTTTGCAAGGTGACCGAATCGAGGAACTCGACCATGCGCTGATTCAGCGATGCCCAAAGTTCGTGCGTCATGCAGCGACCGGCCTCGCCCAGACAATTCTCTTTGCCACCGCAATGAGTCGCGTCGATGGGTTCATCCACCGAAACGATGATGTCGGCGACAGTGATTTCGGCCGCTTTGCGACCGAGGCTGTAACCGCCGCCGGGACCGCGGGTCGATTCGACCAGTTCGTGGCGGCGCAGCTTGCCGAAGAGCTGTTCAAGGTAGGACAGCGAAATCTGCTGCCGCTGGCTGATGGCCGCCAGCGTGACCGGACCGGTGTTCTGGCGCAATGCCAGATCGATCATGGCGGTGACCGCAAAACGGCCTTTTGTAGTGAGACGCATCGCAAGCTCCTTCAAGTGCTTACCGTTGAAATGACACCGCTGCCAGAGGGCTTCGGGTAGCTTCGTCTCCGCCCTGACCGACCTCTTCAGCTGGTGCTCCAGCCGGTATGAGTCGGTCCTTCATCGCGAAGTTCTTGTGTTGTTGACTAATTCGGTCAAGTATAGCGATAAGCCTTCAGTTTTGCTCGGGTAACTCCCGCCAACCCCCTCGGGGGCTGTAGGCCAATCACTCATTTACGGGGCACTGCCTCGGCAACGTTGTCGGTGCGACCGCCGCCGAAAGCCTGTTCACGCAACTGAGCCAACTGATCCCGGACCCGTGCCGCTTTTTCGAACTCCAGATTGCGCGCGTGCTCGAGCATCAGCTTTTCGAGGCGCTTGATCTCGCGAGCAACATCTTTCTCGCTCATGTCCTCGACCTTGGCGCGCTCCAGATCGAGTTTGGCCATTTCCTTGCCGGTTTTCTCGCTGTAGACGCCATCGATCAAGTCGCGCACTTCTTTCACGATGCTGCGCGGCGTGATGCCTTCGGCCAGGTTATGGGCGATCTGCTTGGTACGACGTCGATCGGTTTCGTCGATCGCCTTTTTCATCGAATCGGTCATCCGGTCGGCATACAGGATGGCTTTGCCGTTCACATTGCGCGCGGCACGCCCGATCGTCTGAATCAGCGAGCGCTCCGCACGCAAGAAGCCCTCCTTGTCAGCGTCCAGGATGGCAACCAGCGATACCTCCGGAATGTCCAGCCCCTCGCGCAAGAGGTTGATTCCGACCAGCACGTCGAAGCTGCCCAAACGCAGGTCGCGCAGGATTTCGACGCGTTCGACAGTGTCGATATCGCTGTGCAAATAACGCACCTTCACGCCGTTGTCGCTCAGGTAGTCGGTGAGCTGCTCGGCCATGCGTTTGGTCAGCGTCGTGATCAGCACACGTTCGTTCTTGTCGACGCGCAGACGGATCTCGCCCAGCACATCGTCGACCTGATGCGTGGCCGGCCGCACCTCGACCTCGGGATCGATCAGCCCGGTCGGCCGTACCAGCTGCTCGACCGTGTTGCCTGAATGGTCCTTCTCGTACTGCGCCGGCGTGGCAGACACGAAGATCGCCTGCCGCATGCGCGCCTCGAACTCCTCGAACTTGAGAGGTCGGTTGTCCATCGCGGAAGGCAGGCGAAAACCGTACTCGACCAGTGTCGTCTTGCGCGCACGGTCGCCGGCGTACATGCCGTTGAGCTGGCCGATCATCTGATGACTCTCGTCGAGGAACATCAGCGCGTCTTTGGGCAGGTAGTCGGTCAACGTCGAAGGCGGTTGCCCCGGCGCAGCCCCCGAAAGGTGCCGCGAATAGTTCTCGATGCCTTTGCAATGGCCGATCTCGGCGAGCATTTCCAGGTCGAAGCGGGTGCGCTGCTCTATCCGTTGGGCTTCGACCAACTTGCCCTGGCTCACGAACTCCTTCACCCGGCCGATCAACTCGTGCTTGATGCCCTCGACCGCAGACATCACCTTGTCGCGTGGCGTCACGTAGTGGCTCGATGGATACACCGTGAAGCGTGGGATTTTCTGGCGGATTCGGCCGGTGAGCGGGTCGAACAGTTGCAGTGTTTCGATCTCCTCGTCGAAGAGCTCGATGCGGATGGCCAGCTCGCTGTGCTCCGCCGGAAAAATATCGATGGTGTCGCCACGCACCCGGAACGACCCACGCGAAAAATCCTGTTCGTTGCGCGTGTACTGCATGCGGATCAGCCGGCCGATCACATCGCGCTGGCCGATTTTGTCGCCGATGCGCATGATGAAGCGCATCTGCGTGTAGTCCTCGGGCGTGCCGATGCCGTAGATGGCGCTCACCGTCGCCACGATGACCGTGTCGCGTCGCTCCAGCACGCTCTTGGTCGCCGACAGCCGCATCTGCTCGATGTGCTCGTTGATGGAGCTGTCTTTTTCGATGAAGAGGTCGCGCTGAGGCACGTAGGCCTCGGGCTGGTAATAGTCGTAGTAGCTGACGAAGTACTCGACGGCGTTATGCGGAAAAAATTCGCGAAACTCGCTGTAGAGCTGCGCCGCCAGCGTCTTGTTCGGTGCGAAGACGATGGCCGGGCGGCCGAGCCTCGCGATCACGTTGGCCATGGTGAAGGTTTTGCCGGAACCAGTCACACCCAGCAGGGTCTGGAACACCTCGCCATCGTTCACGCCTTCGACCAGTCCATCGATCGCTTTAGGCTGATCGCCCGCAGGAGGATAGGGCTGGTAAAGCTCGAAGGGCGAGCCCGGAAAAGTGACGAACGTGCCCGACTTTACGGGCCCGATCGCTGCAAGCTTGTGTGCGTCGGTCACTGCGTCGGTGATGGCTTCGGTGGTCGCTGGCATGGCTGTGTCCGTCAATTGGCGGTGGCGCCGGTAAAATTCAAGGCAACCGGAAAGCTTAAGCGCTTGCCCGGTTGCACGCGAAGCTTTCAATCAAAGGACTTTCTCCATGTCTATGTTTACCGCGGTCGAAATGGCGCCGCGCGACCCGATCCTCGGCCTTAACGAGCAATACGCCGCCGACACCAATCCCGCCAAGGTGAATCTGGGTGTGGGCGTTTATTACGACGACAACGGCAAGCTCCCGCTGCTGAAATGCGTCCAGACCGCCGAACAGAACATGATGAAGTCGCCGACTGCACGCGGCTACTTGCCGATCGACGGCATCGTCGCGTACGACAACGCGGTGAAGAGCCTGGTCTTCGGCGCCGACAGCGAGCCGCTGAAGTCGGGCCGCGTCGCGACCGTGCAAGGCTTGGGCGGCACTGGAGGCCTGAAGGTCGGTGCCGACTTCCTGAAGAAGCTGAGCCCGAATGCCAAGGTGCTGATCAGCGACCCGAGCTGGGAAAACCATCGCGCCCTGTTCACGCAGGCCGGCTTCGTGGTCGAAAGCTACCCGTACTACGACGCCGCTACGCGCGGCGTCGATTTCGAAGCCATGCTGGCAGCGCTCGATGCGTCACCTGCCGGCACCATCGTCGTGCTGCACGCCTGCTGCCACAACCCGACTGGCTACGACATCACCGCTGCCCAGTGGGATCAGGTGGTCGACGTGGTCAAGGCTAAGAACCTGACCGCCTTCCTCGACATGGCCTACCAGGGCTTTGCCCATGGCATCCAAGAAGATGGCGCGGCCATCGGCAAGTTCGTCGAAGCCGGCTTGACCTTCTTCGTGTCGACTTCGTTTTCGAAGAGCTTCAGCCTCTACGGCGAGCGTGTCGGTGCGCTGTCGGTGCTGTGCAAGGACAAGGAAGAAACCTCTCGGGTGCTGTCGCAGCTGAAGGTCATGGTCCGTACCAACTACAGCAATCCGCCGATTCACGGTGGCGCGGTGGTGGCAGCGGTGCTCGGCGACCCCGCACTGCGTGCGATGTGGGAAGGCGAACTGGCGGAAATGCGCGTTCGCATCAAGGCGATGCGGCAGAAGCTGGTCGACGGACTGAAGGCAGCTGGCGTGAAGGATGACATGAGCTTCATCACCAAGCAGATCGGCATGTTCAGCTACTCCGGCCTCAACAAAGACCAGATGGTGAGGTTGCGCTCAGAGTTCGGCATCTACGGCACCGATACCGGCCGAATGTGCGTCGCGGCGCTGAACAGCAAGAACATCGACTACGTCTGCGCTTCGATCGCCAAAGTCATCTGACCCGAGTTGAATTTCTGCACGATCGCGGTCGTGTTTGTAGGGGTTAGGCCCCTACAAACACGGGGAGCCCGCTGATATATTGCACTGCAACATACCGGTACAAAAAAGCAATGCTCTACCAAATCTACGAAGCCCAACGCTCTTTGATGGAGCCCTTTTCGGACTTCGCCCAAGCCGCATCGAAACTATATGGTCAGGGGGCCGTTTGGGGCCAGCTGCCCATGGCGCAACGCATGGCCGCTGGTTACGAGCTGATGTATCGGCTTGGCAAGGACTACGAAAAGCCAAAGTTCAGCATCGAAAGCGTCAAGGTCAATGGGGATGACGTCGTCATCCATGAAGCCATTGCGCTCGACAAGCCATTTTGCGAGTTGCGTCGCTTCAAGCGGTTCACCGATGACCCGGACACGCTGAAGGTTTTGAAGAGCCAGCCTGTCGTGCTCATCGTTGCGCCGCTTTCGGGTCACTACGCCACGCTACTGCGGGACACCGTTCGCACCATGCTGCAAGGCCACAAGGTCTACATCACCGACTGGAAAAACGCCCGCCTGGTGCCGCTGTCCGAAGGCGAATTCCATCTCGATGACTACATCCACTACGTGCAGGACTTCATCCGGCTGCTTCAAGCCGAGTACGGCAACTGCCACGTAATGAGTGTTTGCCAGCCGACGGTGCCGGTGTTGGCCGCAGTGGCGCTTATGGCGAGCAAGGGCGAGACGCTGCCGCTCACGATGACCATGATGGGCGGCCCGATAGATGCGCGCAAATCGCCGACGGCCGTAAACAACCTCGCCACCACCAAAGGCTTCGACTGGTTCGAGAACAACGTCATCTATCCAGTCCCAAAGGGCTTCCCCGGCGAGGGTCGACGCGTGTACCCAGGCTTCCTGCAGCACACCGGATTCGTGGCGATGAATCCTGACCGTCACGCGACCAGCCACTACGACTACTTCAAAGATTTGATGAAGGGCGACGACGCCAGCGCCGAAGCGCATCGCAAGTTCTACGACGAGTACAACGCCGTGCTCGACATGGATGCGGACTACTACCTCGACACCATCAAAACCGTCTTCCAGGACTTCAGCCTGGTGAACGGCAACTGGGACGTGAAGAACGCTGATGGCGAGCTTGAACGCGTGCGTCCGCAAGACATTCGCACGACCGCCTTGCTGACCGTCGAGGGTGAGTTGGACGACATCTCCGGCTCGGGTCAGACGCAGGCTGCGCACGACCTTTGCACCGGTATTGCTGCGAATCAGCGGGAGCACTACGAGGCCAAGGGCGCAGGCCATTACGGCATCTTCAGCGGCCGCCGCTGGCGCGACATGGTTTATCCGAAGGTGCTGAAGTTCATTGCGGCCCATGACGAGGCGCAGCACCGCGCACTCGCCAAGCCTTCAGTAAATGCAGAAGACACGGTGAAGCCTGTGACCAAGGCGATCGCGAAGCCAGCGGTCAAGCCAGCCGATAAGCCGGCCGCGACTGTTCGGCAACCGAAGGCGATGGCAGCAGGCGCGTCGAAACCCAAAGTGCGCGCCAGCACGCGCGCGCGCTGAGCGACCGCGCACAAGTCATGACCGAAGCGCCGTCCGGGACACTGGCCGCGCGCATCAACGACGCCCTTCCGCAGACGCAGTGCACGCGTTGCGGCTATCCGGACTGCAATGGCTATGCCGAGGCCATCGCTGCTGACGACGCGGCCATCAACCAATGTCCACCCGGCGGTGCCGAGGGCATAGGCCGCCTTTCCTCGCTTACAGGCCGACCGGCAATCGCGCTCGACCCTCAGTTCGGAATCGAGGCGCCGCGGCTAATGGCGGTCATTGACGAAACCTGGTGCATCGGCTGCACGCTCTGCCTCGATGCGTGCCCAACCGACGCCATCCTGGGCATCCACAAGCGGATGCACACGGTGATCGAAGCGCACTGTACGGGTTGCGAACTCTGCATTCCGGTGTGTCCGGTCGACTGCATCTCGCTCGAAGTAGAAACGCCGGGCTTGAGCGGATGGGATGCATGGTCGTCGGCACAGGCAGACCATTCACGGCAACGCTACGAATCCCACAAGGTACGCCGCCCGGCGCGAGAAGAAGCCGCAGCGAAACTGGCTCAGGACGCCTCGGCAAATGCACCCAACGCCAAGGTCGATGCCGATGCCGATGCCGATGCCCGCAAACGCTCGGTGGTGGAGGCCGCTATGGCACGCGCGCGGGCTGCGGCAGCTGCGCGCAAACCTTGATGTTCAAGCGTTGATTTGCGGCGTGCCCGCAGCCAGCGCCTCGAAGGCTTTCACCACGCCCGGCGGGGCCTGCACCATCTCGATCAGCACGCCCTCGCCCGCGATGGGAAACTCGTCGTTGGCCTTCGGATGCATGAAGCAGATGTCGAAGCCCGCGGCGCCCTTGCGAATACCACCGGGCGCAAAGCGCACGCCCTGCGCTGTGAGCCACTCGACCGCGACCGGCAAGTCATCGATCCACAAGCCGATGTGATTCAGCGGCGTGGTGTGCACCGCCGGCTTCTTGTCGATGTCCAGCGGCTGCATCAAGTCGACCTCGACCTTGAACGGCCCGCTGCCGATCGCGCAGATGTCTTCGTCCACGTTCTCGCGCTCGCTGCGAAAGGTGCCCGTCACTTCCAGGCCCAGCATGTCGACCCAGAGCTTTTGCAGCCGCGTCTTATCGACCGCGCCGATAGCGATCTGCTGAATGCCCAGCACCTTGAAAGGACGCGGCTTTGAATCATTGGTTGCGCCGGTCAGCATCACACGAACTCCAGGATGATCTGATCGACAGCGAGCGACTCACCCTTGCCCGCGGAGATCTTGCCGACGACGCCATCTTGCGAGGCGAAGAGCACGTTCTCCATCTTCATCGCCTCGATCACAGCCAACTTCTCGCCCGCCTGCACCTGCTGGCCGGGCTGCACCGACACCTCGACCAGCAGACCCGGCATCGGCGACATCAGGAACTTGCTCAGGTCGGGCGGAGCCTTGTACGGCATCAGTTCGAGCAGGCGCGCACCGAGCGGCGACAGCACCATCGCTTCGATCTGCGTGCCATCGTGCGACACGCGCAGCGCCAGCGGATTCTTGCCCGCGCCGCGCTCGACCTGCGCGACGAAAGGCTTGTCGTTGACCGTGCCTTCGACGCGAATACTGCCCAGCGCGCCATTGCTATCGATCTTGAAATTGCTGTCGCCGACAGCGACGGCGCTCGCACCGTTCTTGCCCTGAAAGTCGGTGACGGACACGGGGTGATGAAGGTGCTTTCCTTCCGGCCCAAGCTCGACCACGACAAACTGCTCGCCGACCTTCACGCTGTGGCCTTCGAGTTGGCCGCTGATGCCCGAGGCCCGCGCACGATATCGCCGGTGCACATAGGCGGCCAGCGCGATCAAGAAAGCCGGATCGCTGTGAGGCACGTCCTCCGCATGAAAGCCATGCGCGTAATGCTCGGCGATAAAGCCGGTGTTGAAGTCACCCGCGACGAACTGTGGATGCGCCAACAGCGCCGCCTGGAACGGGATGTTGCTGCTGATGCCGCGGATCACGAAGCCATTGAGTGCCTTGCGCATCTTCGCAATTGCATGCTGGCGATCCTTGCCGTGCACGATGAGCTTGGCGATCATCGAGTCGTAGAACATCGGGATCTCGCCGCCGTCGTACACGCCCGTATCGACGCGCACGCCGTACCGATGCTCGGTATCGGCAGAGAACATCGTCTCTTCCGGCGGCTGGAACTTCACCAGCCGGCCGGTCGACGGCAGGAAGCTGCGAAACGGATCTTCGGCATTGATGCGGCATTCGATGGCCCAACCCTCACGCTTCACGTCGGCCTGCTTCAGCGGCAGCGGCTCACCCGCCGCGACGCGAATCATGAGTTCGACCAGGTCGAGCCCGGTGATGCACTCCGTCACCGGATGCTCGACCTGCAGTCGCGTATTCATCTCCAAAAAATAGAAGCTCTGATCCTTGCCGACCACGAACTCGACCGTGCCGGCACTCTGGTAATTAACGGCCTTGGCCAGCAACACCGCCTGCTCACCCATCGCCTTGCGCGTGGCGTCCGTGATGAAAGGTGACGGCGCCTCTTCGATCACTTTCTGGTGGCGCCGCTGGATCGAGCATTCACGCTCATTCAGGTAGATCACGTTGCCCTGCGAATCGCCCAGCACCTGGATTTCGATGTGGCGCGGTTCGACCACGAACTTCTCGATGAAGACCCGGTCGTCGCCAAAGCTGTTGCGCGCCTCGTTGCGGCAAGCGGTGAAGCCTTCGAACGCTTCCTTGTCGTCGTGTGCCACGCGCAAGCCTTTGCCGCCGCCGCCGGCCGACGCCTTGATCATCACTGGGTAGCCGATCTCCTTGGCGATCTGCACCGCGCGCTCGGCCGACTCGATGGCTTCGTTCCAGCCCGGAATGGTGTTGACCTTGGCCTCGTTCGCCAACTTCTTGGAGGCGATCTTGTCGCCCATCGCCGCGATCGAATAGTGCTTGGGGCCAATGAAGACGATGCCTTCTTCTTCGACCTTGCGCGCGAAGGCCTCGTTCTCCGACAGGAAGCCGTAGCCCGGATGCACGGCTTCGGCACCAGTCTGCTTGCACGCCGCGATGATGCGGTCGACCTGCAGATAACTGTCGCGGCTGGCTGCGCCACCGATGTGCACCGCCTCGTCGGCCAGTTCGACATGGCGCGCTTCCTTGTCGGCATCGGAATAAACCGCGACGGTCAGGATGCCCATCTTCTTCGCGGTCTTGATGACGCGACAGGCGATTTCGCCGCGGTTGGCGATCAGGATTTTTTTAAACATGTTCTTCTTCCGGGAGCTCAGAGCGGAATGTTCCCGTGCTTGCGCCACGGGTTTTCGAGCTTCTT from Variovorax sp. PAMC28562 includes these protein-coding regions:
- a CDS encoding amino acid aminotransferase is translated as MSMFTAVEMAPRDPILGLNEQYAADTNPAKVNLGVGVYYDDNGKLPLLKCVQTAEQNMMKSPTARGYLPIDGIVAYDNAVKSLVFGADSEPLKSGRVATVQGLGGTGGLKVGADFLKKLSPNAKVLISDPSWENHRALFTQAGFVVESYPYYDAATRGVDFEAMLAALDASPAGTIVVLHACCHNPTGYDITAAQWDQVVDVVKAKNLTAFLDMAYQGFAHGIQEDGAAIGKFVEAGLTFFVSTSFSKSFSLYGERVGALSVLCKDKEETSRVLSQLKVMVRTNYSNPPIHGGAVVAAVLGDPALRAMWEGELAEMRVRIKAMRQKLVDGLKAAGVKDDMSFITKQIGMFSYSGLNKDQMVRLRSEFGIYGTDTGRMCVAALNSKNIDYVCASIAKVI
- the iscR gene encoding Fe-S cluster assembly transcriptional regulator IscR: MRLTTKGRFAVTAMIDLALRQNTGPVTLAAISQRQQISLSYLEQLFGKLRRHELVESTRGPGGGYSLGRKAAEITVADIIVSVDEPIDATHCGGKENCLGEAGRCMTHELWASLNQRMVEFLDSVTLQKLVDDQLAKGVQIENKPVIKRAISAQPVAKPIRINAPNSVFALGNVFAKS
- a CDS encoding IscS subfamily cysteine desulfurase — translated: MDFTPHFPIYLDYGATTPVDPRVVDAMIPWLSEHFGNPASRSHAWGWEAEEAVEKGRGYVAELINADPREIVWTSGATESINLALKGAAQFYKGKGKHLITVKTEHKAVLDTMRELERQGFEVTYLDVEENGLLDLGKFKAAIRPDTILASVMFVNNEIGVVQDVVAIGNACREKGVLLHVDAAQATGKVEIDITQLPIDLMSLASHKTYGPKGIGALYVRRKPRVRLEAQMHGGGHERGMRSGSLPTHQIVGMGEAFRIAKLDMKADNAKAAALQKRLLDGLKDVEQVFINGDLEHRVPHNLNISFNYVEGESLIMGIKGLAVSSGSACTSASLEPSYVLRALGRSDELAHSSLRMTIGRFTTEEEIDYAISTIKHNVAKLRELSPLWEMFKDGIDISAIQWSAH
- the uvrB gene encoding excinuclease ABC subunit UvrB yields the protein MPATTEAITDAVTDAHKLAAIGPVKSGTFVTFPGSPFELYQPYPPAGDQPKAIDGLVEGVNDGEVFQTLLGVTGSGKTFTMANVIARLGRPAIVFAPNKTLAAQLYSEFREFFPHNAVEYFVSYYDYYQPEAYVPQRDLFIEKDSSINEHIEQMRLSATKSVLERRDTVIVATVSAIYGIGTPEDYTQMRFIMRIGDKIGQRDVIGRLIRMQYTRNEQDFSRGSFRVRGDTIDIFPAEHSELAIRIELFDEEIETLQLFDPLTGRIRQKIPRFTVYPSSHYVTPRDKVMSAVEGIKHELIGRVKEFVSQGKLVEAQRIEQRTRFDLEMLAEIGHCKGIENYSRHLSGAAPGQPPSTLTDYLPKDALMFLDESHQMIGQLNGMYAGDRARKTTLVEYGFRLPSAMDNRPLKFEEFEARMRQAIFVSATPAQYEKDHSGNTVEQLVRPTGLIDPEVEVRPATHQVDDVLGEIRLRVDKNERVLITTLTKRMAEQLTDYLSDNGVKVRYLHSDIDTVERVEILRDLRLGSFDVLVGINLLREGLDIPEVSLVAILDADKEGFLRAERSLIQTIGRAARNVNGKAILYADRMTDSMKKAIDETDRRRTKQIAHNLAEGITPRSIVKEVRDLIDGVYSEKTGKEMAKLDLERAKVEDMSEKDVAREIKRLEKLMLEHARNLEFEKAARVRDQLAQLREQAFGGGRTDNVAEAVPRK
- the rsxB gene encoding electron transport complex subunit RsxB, which codes for MTEAPSGTLAARINDALPQTQCTRCGYPDCNGYAEAIAADDAAINQCPPGGAEGIGRLSSLTGRPAIALDPQFGIEAPRLMAVIDETWCIGCTLCLDACPTDAILGIHKRMHTVIEAHCTGCELCIPVCPVDCISLEVETPGLSGWDAWSSAQADHSRQRYESHKVRRPAREEAAAKLAQDASANAPNAKVDADADADARKRSVVEAAMARARAAAAARKP
- the iscU gene encoding Fe-S cluster assembly scaffold IscU: MAYSSKVIDHYENPRNVGSFEKGDDSVGTGMVGAPACGDVMKLQIKVNPETGVIEDARFKTYGCGSAIASSSLVTEWVKGKTLDEAAALKNAQIAEELALPPVKIHCSILAEDAIKAAVNDYKAKHAASAAKAAPQEAVH
- a CDS encoding polyhydroxyalkanoate depolymerase, producing the protein MLYQIYEAQRSLMEPFSDFAQAASKLYGQGAVWGQLPMAQRMAAGYELMYRLGKDYEKPKFSIESVKVNGDDVVIHEAIALDKPFCELRRFKRFTDDPDTLKVLKSQPVVLIVAPLSGHYATLLRDTVRTMLQGHKVYITDWKNARLVPLSEGEFHLDDYIHYVQDFIRLLQAEYGNCHVMSVCQPTVPVLAAVALMASKGETLPLTMTMMGGPIDARKSPTAVNNLATTKGFDWFENNVIYPVPKGFPGEGRRVYPGFLQHTGFVAMNPDRHATSHYDYFKDLMKGDDASAEAHRKFYDEYNAVLDMDADYYLDTIKTVFQDFSLVNGNWDVKNADGELERVRPQDIRTTALLTVEGELDDISGSGQTQAAHDLCTGIAANQREHYEAKGAGHYGIFSGRRWRDMVYPKVLKFIAAHDEAQHRALAKPSVNAEDTVKPVTKAIAKPAVKPADKPAATVRQPKAMAAGASKPKVRASTRAR
- the hscB gene encoding Fe-S protein assembly co-chaperone HscB, whose amino-acid sequence is MNLNDTDFELFAVPTMFAQDRAALDARWKELQREAHPDRFAAQGAAAQRLAMQWSVRINEAYQRLKDPVKRAAYLCEQRGSSINAETNTAMPPAFLMQQMEWRETLDDATKVEAVDALRTEVETARAVALASLDRYIDEEGDHPAAAQQVRALMFIERFADDVESKADQLGQ
- the iscA gene encoding iron-sulfur cluster assembly protein IscA, yielding MAVTLTDAAARHVNRYLGKRGKGVGVRLGVKTTGCSGLAYKLEYVDEFAPEDVVFEDRGVKVLVDPKSLAYIDGTQLDFVREGLNEGFKFINPNERDRCGCGESFRI